The genomic interval CAAGCGACGCACAGCGCCGAGACGAAATGCGCGGTGCGCCGCTCCGGCGCGGTGGCGCCGCGTTCCTGCAGCAGCCGCTCGATCCGCGCCATGGCAGCGCCGAAGTCCTTCGTCTCGCCGGCCCAGCGTGCGGAATATATTCCCGGGGCGCCGTCGAGCGCATCGACTGCCAGTCCGGAATCGTCAGCAAACGCCGGCAGTTGCGCGGCCTTGGCGGCGGCTTCGGCCTTGATCCGGGCATTGGCCTGGAAGCTGTCGCCGGTCTCGTCCGGCTCGGCGAGGTCGAGCTCGCCGGCTGAGATCGCCTCGATGCCGTAAGGCGCCAAGAGCTCGCGCATCTCGGCCAGCTTGCCGGGATTGTGGGTAGCGATCACGAGCTTGCCGGTGATTCGACGATGCATGGCGATGTCAGCCTAGCTCAGCTCGCGTTGCAAAGAAGTGGCAGGAATGACTCACCCAACCGCCATTTTCTGCAGGTCCACCAGCCGGGCGACGCCCTTTTGCGCCAGCGCCATCAGCTGCAGGAACTCGTCCTGCGAGAACGGGGTGCGTTCCGCGGTGCCCTGCACTTCGACCAGCCGGCCGTCGCCGGTCATCACGAAGTTGGCGTCGGTCTCGGCCTCGGAATCCTCGGCGTAGTCGAGGTCCAGCACCGGCGTGCCGTTGTAGATGCCACAGGAGATCGCCGCGACGTTGTCGCGGAGCACCTGGCCCTTGATCATGTTGCGGGCCTTCATCCAGTTCAGGCAGTCCGCAAGCGCCACCCAGGCGCCGGTAATCGAAGCGGTACGGGTGCCGCCGTCGGCCTGCAGCACGTCGCAGTCGACCGTGATCTGGCGCTCGCCGAGCGCCTCGAGATCGACAATGGTGCGTAGCGAGCGGCCGATCAGGCGCTGAATCTCCACGGTGCGGCCATTCTGCTTGCCGGCCGAGGCTTCGCGGCGGGTGCGCTCCAGGGTGGCGCGCGGCAACATACCGTATTCCGCCGTCACCCAGCCGCGGCCCTGGCCTTTCAGCCACGGCGGCAGCCGCTCTTCCAGGGTGGCGGTCACCAGCACATGGGTGTCGCCGAACTTCACCAGGCAGGAGCCCTCGGCATATTTGACGACGCCGCGTTCCAGCGACACGGCGCGCAATTCGTCGGGCGCACGGCGGCTCGGCCGCATGGGGGACCTCCATCTATGGCAGGGGGAAGAACAATGTTGCGGTGCTTTTAGGGGGCCGCAGCCGCAGCGGCAAGGGTTGCGGGCCAAAGCCATGCGCTCCCCGCTTGTAACCGGGCCGAAGCGACGACAAATTAAGGGGATTACGGAGGACAATTTGGCTCAGCACGACCCGATCGGCCTGATCGCGCCCAATGCCGGCCTTGCCCAGCTCAACGAGCGCTCGCGGGAGATTTTTCGTCAGATCGTCGAAAGCTATCTCGCGACCGGTGAGCCGGTGGGCTCCCGCAACATTTCCCGTCTGATTTCCGTCCCGCTGTCGCCGGCCTCGGTGCGCAACGTGATGGCCGATCTCGAACAGCTCGGCCTGATCTACGCCCCGCACACTTCGGCCGGCCGGCTGCCGACCGAACTCGGCCTGCGGTTCTTCGTCGACGCTCTGATGCAGGTCGGCGACCTGACCGAGCCGGAGCGGCAGTCGATCCAGGCGCAGCTTTCGTCAGTGGGGCGGGCCCACACGGTCGAAGCCGCGCTCGGCGAGGCGTTGACGCGGTTGTCGGGCCTGACGCGCGCCGCCGCGGTGGTGCTGACCGCCAAGGCCAACGTCCGGCTCAAGCACATCGAATTCGTCCGGCTGGAGCCGGAGCGTGCCCTGGTGATCCTGGTGGCCGAAGACGGTCAGGTCGAGAACCGGGTGCTGACGCTGCCGCCGGGTGTGCCTTCGTCTGCGCTGATCGAGGCGGCCAATTATCTCAACGCGCGGATTCGCGGCCGGACGCTGGCCGAAGCCCGGCTCGAGCTCGAATCGCTGATGGTTCAGAACAAGGCCGAGCTCGATCAGCTCACCCAGAAGGTCATCGCGGCGGGCATCGCCAGCTGGTCCGGCGGTGACGGCGAAGACCGGCAGCTGATCGTGCGCGGCCACGCCAATCTGCTCGAAGACCTGCACGCGCTCGATGATCTGGAGCGGGTGCGGCTGCTGTTCGATGACCTCGAGACCAAGCGTGGGGTGATCGATCTGCTCGGCCGCGCCGAAAGCGCCGACGGCGTACGGATATTCATCGGCTCGGAAAACAAGCTGTTCTCGCTGTCGGGCTCGTCCACCATCATCGCGCCCTATAGCGACGGCGCCGGCCACATCGTCGGGGTGCTCGGCGTGATCGGCCCGACACGGCTGAACTATGCGCGGGTGATCCCGATGGTCGATTACACCGCGCGGATCGTCAGCCGGATGCTCGGCGGCTGATTTTCCGAAACTTGATTTTCGCGCCGCAAACCACGATATCCCGGCCAGCTCTCCCGTAACGATCCAGAGATTTTTCAAGAAGGTAGCGTGATGACCGAGACTGATGGACAGAAGGACAACAACCAGGACACGGCGCAGGCCGCCGCCGATCCGGTCGTTTCCAAGCCGTACATCATGCCGGACGACCCGGAAGAAGGATCGAACGAGGCACTGGTGCGTGAGGCTGCGGACGCGCGCGACAAGATGCTGCGGACGCTCGCCGAAATGGAGAATCTGCGGAAGCGGACCCAGAAGGAAGTCGCCGACGCGCGCACCTATGGGGTGACCTCGTTCGCGCGCGACGTGCTCGATATCGCCGACAATCTGCAGCGCGCGCTCGACGCGGTGCCGGCCGACGCCCGCGCCAATGCCGAGCCGGGTCTGAAGG from Rhodopseudomonas palustris carries:
- the rdgB gene encoding RdgB/HAM1 family non-canonical purine NTP pyrophosphatase, translated to MHRRITGKLVIATHNPGKLAEMRELLAPYGIEAISAGELDLAEPDETGDSFQANARIKAEAAAKAAQLPAFADDSGLAVDALDGAPGIYSARWAGETKDFGAAMARIERLLQERGATAPERRTAHFVSALCVAWPDGHVEEVEARADGTLVWPPRGTAGFGYDPVFLPEGHSRTFGEMTSIEKHGLPPLGLGLSHRAKAFVKLAEICLAG
- the rph gene encoding ribonuclease PH, encoding MRPSRRAPDELRAVSLERGVVKYAEGSCLVKFGDTHVLVTATLEERLPPWLKGQGRGWVTAEYGMLPRATLERTRREASAGKQNGRTVEIQRLIGRSLRTIVDLEALGERQITVDCDVLQADGGTRTASITGAWVALADCLNWMKARNMIKGQVLRDNVAAISCGIYNGTPVLDLDYAEDSEAETDANFVMTGDGRLVEVQGTAERTPFSQDEFLQLMALAQKGVARLVDLQKMAVG
- the hrcA gene encoding heat-inducible transcriptional repressor HrcA encodes the protein MAQHDPIGLIAPNAGLAQLNERSREIFRQIVESYLATGEPVGSRNISRLISVPLSPASVRNVMADLEQLGLIYAPHTSAGRLPTELGLRFFVDALMQVGDLTEPERQSIQAQLSSVGRAHTVEAALGEALTRLSGLTRAAAVVLTAKANVRLKHIEFVRLEPERALVILVAEDGQVENRVLTLPPGVPSSALIEAANYLNARIRGRTLAEARLELESLMVQNKAELDQLTQKVIAAGIASWSGGDGEDRQLIVRGHANLLEDLHALDDLERVRLLFDDLETKRGVIDLLGRAESADGVRIFIGSENKLFSLSGSSTIIAPYSDGAGHIVGVLGVIGPTRLNYARVIPMVDYTARIVSRMLGG
- the grpE gene encoding nucleotide exchange factor GrpE → MTETDGQKDNNQDTAQAAADPVVSKPYIMPDDPEEGSNEALVREAADARDKMLRTLAEMENLRKRTQKEVADARTYGVTSFARDVLDIADNLQRALDAVPADARANAEPGLKALIEGVELTERSLLNALEKNGVKKFDPKGQKFDPNFQQAMYEVPDPSVPAGTVVQVVQAGFTIGDRVLRPALVGVAKGGAKAAPSDGGSETGSVN